A genomic stretch from Colwellia sp. Arc7-635 includes:
- a CDS encoding SDR family oxidoreductase has protein sequence MDSQKVVIITGAGRGIGAATAQLFASKGYAVCINYKSDAESANKLAKTITSQGGKCITVQADVSCEADVIRMFSTVDKALGTLSILVNNAGIMKRQSRLEDMTADRINSILVNNVTSYFLCCREAVKRMSTKHGGIGGVIVNVSSAASRSGSPNEYIDYAASKGAIDTLTKGLSLEVAAEGIRVNCVRPGLINTDMHADGGEPKRIERLKNTIPLNRGGEPAEVAEAIYWLASEKSSFSTGSFLDLAGGL, from the coding sequence ATGGACTCTCAAAAAGTGGTAATCATCACTGGTGCTGGGCGTGGAATTGGCGCTGCAACCGCGCAACTATTTGCTAGTAAAGGTTATGCGGTATGTATCAACTATAAATCCGATGCTGAATCAGCTAATAAATTAGCTAAAACAATAACGTCTCAAGGCGGTAAGTGTATTACGGTACAAGCTGATGTTTCTTGTGAAGCAGATGTCATTCGGATGTTTTCAACTGTCGATAAAGCATTAGGCACACTATCAATATTAGTGAACAATGCCGGTATTATGAAAAGACAATCGCGTTTAGAGGATATGACAGCTGATAGAATCAATTCAATATTGGTCAATAATGTCACGAGTTATTTTTTATGCTGTCGAGAGGCGGTAAAACGTATGTCGACTAAGCATGGCGGTATTGGTGGTGTTATTGTTAATGTATCTTCAGCAGCATCCCGCTCTGGTTCTCCAAATGAATATATTGATTATGCAGCTTCAAAAGGAGCCATTGATACTTTAACTAAAGGTTTATCCTTAGAGGTTGCTGCTGAAGGTATTCGCGTCAATTGTGTTCGGCCAGGATTAATTAACACTGATATGCATGCCGATGGTGGAGAGCCAAAAAGAATAGAACGGTTAAAAAATACTATCCCACTCAATAGAGGCGGAGAACCCGCAGAAGTTGCAGAAGCTATTTATTGGCTAGCTTCAGAAAAATCGTCATTTTCGACAGGAAGTTTCTTAGATTTAGCAGGTGGCTTGTAA
- a CDS encoding ATP-grasp domain-containing protein codes for MANVLIVGRRGRCYRAALKMGHNVFLWSDGPLHETRKKKFAGCIETPFQSCEKQLPKPELDTIRAFNINFVIAATESSVDIAAMIREEFKLSGTPLKISNILHNKNEMKHEALKHGIPITKFHLITDKDTPEALIEKLGLPLVVKPIAESGARGVMVLKSIEQVREHAKLGLLAESFVEGTEVSVETFIHNGRAIFHNITDYLHQWKKSILPATLDQDLEQNIIKINDQVIKGFGVKNGMTHAEFYLTKDGPVFGEMAVRPPGGYYMDLIEYAYGFNPWQTYVELETATTPAPLPTKANKYACVLMFHPGAGIVDEITGIETIKALKEIEQFTFKIVAGSEVAEHDSTSSEIGHVLMSARSRKILLEKLKTIEDNLVIKMKCSL; via the coding sequence ATGGCTAATGTATTAATCGTTGGTAGAAGAGGTCGATGCTATCGGGCAGCATTAAAAATGGGTCACAACGTGTTTTTATGGAGCGATGGTCCGTTACACGAAACTCGTAAAAAAAAGTTTGCCGGCTGTATTGAAACGCCATTTCAAAGCTGTGAAAAACAGCTACCAAAACCTGAACTAGATACCATTCGTGCATTTAATATCAATTTTGTCATTGCTGCGACTGAATCGAGTGTCGACATTGCGGCAATGATCCGCGAAGAATTTAAACTTTCAGGAACCCCGCTTAAAATTAGTAATATATTACATAATAAAAACGAAATGAAACATGAGGCCTTAAAGCACGGCATACCGATCACAAAGTTTCATCTCATCACTGACAAAGATACACCAGAGGCCTTAATTGAAAAGTTGGGTTTACCATTGGTAGTTAAACCAATTGCTGAGTCAGGGGCAAGAGGTGTGATGGTACTAAAAAGTATTGAACAAGTGAGGGAACATGCAAAACTAGGCTTGCTAGCCGAATCTTTTGTCGAAGGAACTGAAGTGAGTGTAGAAACATTCATCCACAATGGCAGGGCTATATTTCATAACATTACTGATTACCTTCATCAATGGAAAAAATCAATATTACCTGCAACGTTAGACCAAGATTTAGAACAAAACATTATCAAAATAAATGATCAGGTAATTAAAGGCTTTGGTGTTAAGAATGGTATGACCCATGCTGAGTTTTACCTGACAAAAGATGGCCCTGTATTTGGAGAAATGGCGGTTCGCCCTCCAGGTGGATATTACATGGATCTCATTGAATACGCTTATGGCTTCAATCCATGGCAAACATATGTTGAGCTAGAAACAGCAACAACACCTGCCCCACTGCCAACAAAAGCGAATAAATACGCTTGTGTACTTATGTTCCATCCTGGCGCAGGAATAGTTGATGAAATCACAGGCATAGAGACAATCAAAGCGCTTAAAGAAATAGAGCAATTTACATTTAAAATAGTAGCGGGTTCTGAAGTGGCTGAACATGACAGTACCAGTAGTGAAATTGGCCATGTATTGATGTCAGCAAGATCACGAAAAATTTTACTTGAGAAGCTGAAAACTATTGAAGATAACCTAGTGATCAAAATGAAATGTAGTCTGTAG
- a CDS encoding alkaline phosphatase D family protein yields the protein MIYTRRKFMKTLAVSASVVVTSSLIGCGSSDKKAAVVTPGPAEPSFLDGSEYFPQSVVSGDPKADSVILWTRVDDSSGADTPLMLQVASDEAFTSLVVEESFDALAASDHCLKIRVTELNAGQHYYYRFIYQSDGKNYSSRTGRTKTAAAVDSDSKVKFAYVSCQDYIGRYFNNYLSILDNDDLDFVVHLGDYIYETTGDELFQSTGGARSIEFTDQAGALTLGVGDNKSQAANSLDNYRQLYKTYRTDELLQRVHERFPMIAIWDDHEFSDDSWSDRATYLDGAGDEQQTQRKKNSEMAYFEFMPIDHEQPHTQAELAAGAMSISDEHLFPNTRIYRDFQFGQHLHLAMTDFRTNRPDHLLPEDAFPATVAIDQTTLTGFLLATGMAQAQVDGVVSQMSPYVNIDDAMFAPYKATFLEIFTGLYTQELLARIEMTQADALAQAQSRAVAVVQGNLTTTYLNQVLSSAQASLPTEHPIQMLPALPESGVAQGIAFYTLGKTSLFNFIGSRYFVIKDTYDIYAGYLEYVANLQGESVQSGFDAEQTAWLGQTFATSTSTWKMLGSSVSFSPLIFDLSTSRVDSGSSLLEGVLDSAAIPAALKQRFYLEADQWDGFPQYKSSFVDNVLSQFGVISLGGDVHSSYVTEHKANNVTGKKSFNFTTSSVSSGTFGSFLENGMQQIFSQLGDVPTELTDLPFYFDPLVQSATKRDDISDNMIFSRMWEHGVAIVEVDAEQVLVNFHNTGSEFHNMDTVTRNYYNDADNFLSKVRLYKFKVTEGVLTQL from the coding sequence ATGATTTATACCCGTCGTAAATTTATGAAAACCCTTGCAGTAAGTGCCAGCGTTGTCGTCACGTCAAGCTTAATTGGCTGTGGTAGTTCAGACAAAAAAGCAGCCGTTGTTACCCCAGGTCCTGCAGAGCCGAGCTTTCTTGATGGTAGTGAATACTTTCCGCAATCGGTAGTCTCTGGCGATCCGAAAGCTGACTCCGTTATTTTATGGACGCGTGTTGATGATAGCTCAGGTGCTGACACGCCTTTAATGCTGCAAGTGGCAAGTGATGAAGCTTTTACCAGTTTAGTGGTAGAAGAATCTTTTGACGCATTAGCTGCATCAGATCATTGTTTAAAAATTCGAGTGACAGAACTCAATGCTGGTCAACACTACTATTATCGTTTTATTTATCAAAGCGATGGTAAAAACTATAGCAGTCGTACAGGTCGAACAAAAACAGCCGCAGCGGTCGATAGCGACAGTAAAGTAAAATTCGCTTATGTGTCTTGTCAGGACTATATCGGACGTTACTTTAATAACTATCTGTCTATTCTTGATAACGACGATTTAGACTTTGTTGTACATTTAGGTGATTACATTTATGAAACCACCGGTGATGAACTATTTCAATCAACAGGTGGCGCGCGCAGTATTGAATTTACTGACCAAGCCGGAGCACTAACCTTAGGTGTTGGCGATAATAAAAGCCAAGCTGCTAATAGCTTAGATAATTATCGTCAGTTGTATAAAACCTATCGCACAGATGAACTATTGCAACGTGTGCATGAGCGTTTCCCGATGATTGCTATTTGGGATGATCATGAGTTTTCAGATGACAGTTGGAGCGACAGAGCCACTTACCTTGATGGCGCAGGCGATGAGCAACAAACTCAGCGTAAGAAAAACTCTGAAATGGCTTATTTCGAGTTTATGCCCATTGATCACGAGCAACCGCATACCCAAGCAGAATTAGCCGCGGGTGCCATGAGCATTAGCGATGAACATCTTTTCCCAAATACCCGTATTTATCGTGATTTTCAATTCGGCCAGCATCTACATTTAGCCATGACCGACTTTCGCACTAATCGCCCTGATCATTTACTGCCAGAAGATGCTTTTCCTGCAACCGTTGCTATCGACCAAACGACACTCACAGGATTTTTATTAGCCACAGGTATGGCACAAGCTCAAGTCGATGGCGTTGTCAGTCAAATGTCACCTTATGTCAATATTGACGATGCGATGTTTGCGCCATACAAAGCAACATTTTTAGAGATTTTTACTGGCCTTTATACCCAAGAGCTTTTAGCGCGTATTGAAATGACTCAAGCCGATGCACTAGCGCAAGCACAAAGTCGTGCTGTGGCAGTAGTGCAAGGTAACTTAACCACCACTTATTTGAATCAGGTGCTAAGTAGTGCTCAAGCGAGTTTACCTACCGAGCATCCGATTCAAATGCTACCTGCCTTACCTGAAAGTGGCGTAGCACAAGGTATCGCTTTTTATACTTTGGGTAAAACATCGCTATTTAATTTTATTGGCAGCCGTTATTTTGTTATTAAAGATACTTACGATATTTATGCCGGCTATTTGGAATATGTCGCCAATTTGCAAGGTGAGTCAGTACAAAGTGGTTTTGACGCAGAGCAAACGGCGTGGCTTGGACAAACCTTCGCAACATCAACCAGTACCTGGAAAATGCTTGGTAGCTCAGTGTCATTTTCACCGCTAATTTTTGATTTATCAACAAGCCGTGTTGATAGTGGTTCAAGCTTACTCGAAGGCGTTTTAGATTCAGCTGCGATCCCAGCTGCACTTAAGCAACGCTTTTACTTAGAGGCGGATCAATGGGATGGCTTCCCACAATACAAATCGTCGTTTGTTGACAATGTACTTAGCCAATTCGGTGTCATTAGTTTAGGTGGCGATGTTCACAGTAGTTATGTTACAGAGCACAAAGCTAATAATGTTACGGGTAAAAAATCATTCAACTTTACCACCTCGTCAGTGTCTTCAGGCACTTTTGGTTCATTTTTAGAAAATGGTATGCAGCAGATATTTTCACAATTAGGTGATGTGCCAACGGAATTAACAGACTTGCCATTTTACTTTGATCCCTTAGTGCAAAGTGCGACAAAACGCGATGATATTAGCGATAACATGATATTTTCACGCATGTGGGAGCACGGCGTCGCTATTGTTGAAGTCGACGCAGAGCAAGTATTAGTGAACTTTCATAATACCGGCAGTGAATTCCATAATATGGACACAGTCACACGCAACTATTATAACGATGCTGACAACTTCCTCTCGAAAGTGCGACTGTATAAATTTAAAGTCACTGAAGGGGTACTGACTCAGCTGTAA
- a CDS encoding FIST C-terminal domain-containing protein, which yields MSSIIFTWHSNRESIDDFSHGLSLAQESEASSLLVLACHDNHFTIEQVNPLLSRCSLPVFGGVYPKLIYKNQLMSQGCIIIGFQQAVEINLLTQLSKLVTDEALEQAIEQSLFKQSQLGDSDGVLMFYDALIDNAENFIDCLFECSDYPLDIIGGGAGNLAFTQEPCIFTNQGLIFDAIQIVNLKSKMTTAATHGWQILQGPFLVSEAEKQTIKSLDYQPAFDIYKAAIEDASAYRFNESNFFDIAKNFPLGIERINSKIVVRDPILVHEGNIQCVGNIPANSMVYLLKGSIESLLFSAEQAAISATKKIDERDFSATMIFDCISRILYLEDNFGRELDAIAKHCHDQQVLFGVLSLGEIVNSESGAIRLLNKSTVIGSW from the coding sequence ATGAGCAGTATTATATTTACTTGGCATAGTAACCGTGAATCGATCGATGATTTTTCTCATGGTTTGAGTCTTGCTCAGGAAAGTGAAGCTAGTAGTTTGTTAGTGCTAGCTTGTCATGATAATCACTTTACAATTGAACAAGTTAATCCACTTCTTTCTCGTTGTTCGTTGCCTGTTTTTGGTGGTGTTTATCCGAAATTAATTTATAAAAATCAACTAATGTCGCAAGGCTGTATCATCATAGGCTTTCAACAAGCTGTTGAAATAAACTTGTTAACCCAGTTATCGAAATTAGTAACGGATGAAGCATTAGAGCAGGCAATAGAGCAATCTTTATTTAAGCAAAGTCAACTAGGCGACAGTGATGGAGTGCTCATGTTTTATGATGCATTGATTGATAATGCTGAGAATTTTATTGACTGTCTCTTTGAATGTTCAGATTACCCGTTGGATATCATTGGTGGAGGAGCGGGTAATTTAGCCTTCACTCAAGAGCCTTGTATCTTTACTAATCAAGGTTTAATTTTTGATGCTATCCAAATAGTGAATTTAAAAAGTAAAATGACTACGGCTGCAACCCATGGTTGGCAGATTTTGCAAGGGCCATTTTTGGTGTCTGAAGCCGAGAAGCAGACCATAAAAAGTTTAGATTACCAACCTGCGTTTGATATCTATAAAGCCGCGATAGAAGATGCCAGTGCATATCGATTTAATGAGAGCAACTTTTTTGATATTGCGAAAAACTTTCCTTTAGGTATCGAACGTATTAACAGTAAGATTGTTGTACGAGATCCCATTTTAGTCCATGAAGGTAACATTCAATGTGTGGGTAATATTCCTGCTAACTCTATGGTGTATTTACTTAAAGGTAGTATTGAATCTTTACTATTTTCTGCTGAGCAAGCTGCTATATCGGCGACTAAGAAAATTGATGAACGTGATTTTTCTGCTACGATGATATTTGACTGCATTAGCAGAATTTTATATCTAGAAGATAATTTTGGTAGAGAACTTGATGCCATTGCCAAACATTGTCACGATCAACAAGTCTTATTTGGTGTGCTTTCTTTAGGTGAAATTGTGAATAGTGAAAGTGGGGCAATAAGGCTGCTTAATAAGTCGACAGTTATAGGTTCGTGGTAA
- a CDS encoding IS3 family transposase: protein MPKYNNPRRTWKYSNEFKVNAIQLSFAVGITIKSVAEKLDIHPFMLSRWRKEYREGIIVADKRKKVAGQSKAKKVLTKEQQLERENKELKEELYILKKWQRFLAEEHQGRYRFIEKLRADIKVTRLLKFFDVSKSGYYDWRERQPSARTIEDVELKQKIQQIFTENKGRYGSPRIFKALQKQGYNIGKKRVERLYRGLGLVARVMRVTTRSAFYKRFLTTGTNLRPDGDVPLAKDKVWVADVTYLKVKGVWRYLSVIMDLYSRRIISWSLDKNRTMDVTKRTLENAVKQRKPSGDLMLHTDRGVEYRGHVYQKVLKRHGITHSLSRAGKCTDNAHMESFFHSMKTEVIRGNVFKSDKELRGTLGSYINQYYNVSRMHSGINYCSPIEYEALAA, encoded by the coding sequence ATGCCCAAGTACAACAATCCAAGACGAACTTGGAAGTATTCAAACGAATTCAAAGTCAACGCTATTCAATTAAGTTTTGCTGTTGGTATCACCATAAAATCAGTCGCTGAAAAACTCGACATTCACCCGTTTATGCTGTCACGATGGCGAAAAGAATATCGTGAAGGAATAATTGTGGCTGATAAACGTAAAAAAGTGGCTGGTCAATCAAAAGCCAAAAAAGTACTAACCAAAGAGCAGCAACTTGAGCGTGAAAATAAAGAACTCAAGGAGGAGCTGTATATCCTAAAAAAGTGGCAACGCTTTCTTGCCGAGGAACATCAGGGCCGATATCGATTCATCGAAAAACTCAGAGCCGACATAAAGGTCACGAGGTTACTGAAGTTTTTTGACGTTTCTAAAAGTGGTTATTACGATTGGCGTGAGCGACAACCCAGTGCACGTACGATAGAGGATGTTGAACTTAAACAGAAAATTCAGCAAATATTCACAGAGAATAAAGGACGCTATGGTAGCCCCCGCATATTTAAGGCCTTACAAAAGCAAGGATACAACATCGGTAAAAAACGTGTTGAACGCTTATACCGTGGACTTGGGCTAGTTGCGAGAGTGATGCGCGTGACGACACGCTCTGCGTTTTATAAACGCTTTCTTACTACCGGTACAAACTTAAGACCTGATGGTGACGTACCGCTGGCTAAAGATAAAGTGTGGGTAGCTGATGTTACATATTTGAAAGTGAAAGGCGTATGGCGTTATTTGTCGGTAATAATGGATTTATATTCACGGCGTATTATTAGCTGGAGTTTAGATAAAAATAGAACGATGGACGTCACGAAACGCACATTAGAAAATGCGGTTAAGCAACGAAAACCGTCCGGTGATTTGATGCTCCATACTGATAGAGGCGTAGAATATCGTGGACACGTTTATCAAAAAGTATTGAAACGACATGGGATAACTCATAGCTTGAGCCGAGCGGGAAAATGTACTGATAATGCGCATATGGAGTCATTTTTCCATTCGATGAAGACCGAAGTTATTCGCGGTAATGTATTTAAAAGTGACAAAGAGTTACGTGGAACACTTGGAAGTTACATCAACCAATACTACAATGTTTCGCGGATGCATTCTGGGATAAACTATTGTTCACCGATAGAATACGAAGCCCTGGCGGCGTAA
- a CDS encoding TonB-dependent receptor, with protein sequence MSSGSTFAADSNVEEQIERIIVTGSRRNDRTVSQSNTPIDIINVEDMATTGQLEVSQILTTLIPSFNYPNASLADGTDHSRPAVLRGLAPDHTLVLINGKRRHSSALLNLNGTVGRGSTAVDLNTIPTSAIKSIEVLRDGASAQYGSDAIAGVINIILKDQEGGSISATYGQYETQMAGVAQLESVGVDGNGDLAFTTGDDRNRSDGGTTTLAADWGTSLGDNGFLNLAVESRKRNATLRSGFDPREQYARDSNDDLDPREFSIDRYNHKFGRAEVDDFSVFYNLGYELNPTTELYSFGSYAKRDGLSAGFYRRPQDSRNIIDVYPDGFLPHIGSDVTDKSVVIGVKGEDNDWTWDVSGSYGKNNFDFSVLNSLNTSLGAESPTSFDNGGLVYDQTILNFSASTFMDWNLTNEVFVAFGGEYRSENYQVVAGEEASYITKLDSAGLPIAAGGAQVLSGFSPDSAVDESRHNSAVWVELDTDLNDDFNVTFASRFENYSDFGSAFNHKLSLRYAASDNLAFRGGISSGFRAPSLAQTSYKSISTVFSDGIPSEVGIFPVADPAAVALGATELTAEESVNSTIGFAYELDDFNLTVDAYYITIDDRIVLSENLSGTEVEAILVSAGELNTTRARYFTNAIDTTTKGIDVVATYDQSLDNYGDLRFSLAINVNDTKVSNVKANPAELDALGDDYILFSEREIARFETSTPKNKINFSTTWTNDDIAVTLRATRYGEVVDPSTDTDLNEVLDAKWITDLDVGYQLTADIKLSVGANNLFDQYPQDTVSNVRQSTFNQIFPYSAFSAYGTDGRFVYGRATYTF encoded by the coding sequence ATGTCTAGTGGTAGTACCTTTGCGGCTGATTCTAATGTTGAAGAGCAAATTGAACGAATTATTGTCACGGGTTCACGCCGCAATGACCGTACCGTTTCACAAAGTAATACACCGATTGATATTATCAATGTTGAAGATATGGCGACAACGGGTCAACTGGAAGTAAGCCAAATATTAACCACACTGATCCCAAGCTTTAACTACCCGAATGCGTCGTTAGCAGATGGTACAGATCATTCTAGACCTGCCGTTTTAAGAGGCTTAGCGCCAGACCATACCTTAGTATTAATTAATGGCAAGCGCCGTCATAGCTCTGCCTTATTAAATCTAAACGGTACAGTTGGACGCGGTTCAACGGCGGTAGATTTAAATACTATCCCTACATCAGCGATTAAAAGTATTGAAGTACTTCGTGATGGCGCATCTGCACAATATGGTTCAGACGCTATTGCTGGTGTCATCAATATTATCTTAAAAGATCAAGAAGGTGGCAGTATCTCTGCTACATATGGTCAGTATGAAACACAGATGGCTGGTGTTGCTCAATTAGAATCTGTTGGTGTTGATGGAAATGGTGATCTAGCTTTTACCACAGGCGATGATAGAAATCGTAGCGATGGCGGTACAACGACTCTCGCAGCTGATTGGGGTACAAGTTTAGGTGACAATGGTTTCTTAAATTTAGCCGTGGAATCACGTAAACGTAATGCAACATTACGTTCAGGATTTGATCCTCGCGAGCAATATGCACGCGATAGTAATGATGATCTTGATCCACGAGAATTTAGCATAGATAGATATAATCATAAGTTTGGTCGTGCTGAAGTTGATGATTTTTCAGTTTTTTATAACTTAGGTTATGAGCTTAACCCAACAACAGAATTATACTCTTTTGGTTCATACGCTAAGCGCGATGGTTTATCGGCGGGCTTCTATCGTAGACCTCAAGACTCACGCAATATTATAGACGTTTACCCTGATGGCTTTTTACCTCACATTGGTTCTGATGTTACTGATAAGTCAGTTGTTATTGGTGTTAAAGGTGAAGATAACGATTGGACATGGGATGTTAGTGGTAGTTACGGAAAAAACAACTTTGATTTCAGTGTTCTAAATAGCTTAAACACCTCTTTAGGCGCAGAAAGCCCAACATCATTTGATAATGGTGGTTTGGTTTACGATCAAACGATTTTAAATTTCAGTGCTTCAACCTTCATGGATTGGAATTTAACGAATGAAGTTTTTGTTGCCTTTGGCGGCGAGTATCGTTCAGAGAACTACCAAGTTGTTGCTGGTGAAGAAGCGTCATATATCACTAAACTCGACAGTGCAGGCCTTCCAATTGCTGCTGGTGGAGCACAAGTACTTTCCGGTTTTTCACCTGACAGTGCCGTTGATGAGTCGCGCCATAATAGCGCCGTGTGGGTGGAGTTAGATACCGACCTAAATGATGACTTTAACGTAACGTTTGCTAGTCGTTTTGAAAACTACAGTGATTTTGGTTCTGCTTTTAATCATAAGTTATCACTACGTTATGCAGCATCAGATAATTTAGCTTTCCGTGGTGGCATCAGTAGTGGCTTCAGAGCTCCTTCATTAGCACAAACAAGCTATAAATCTATTTCTACCGTTTTTTCAGATGGTATTCCTAGTGAAGTTGGTATTTTCCCCGTTGCAGATCCTGCCGCAGTAGCATTAGGGGCTACAGAGCTGACTGCAGAAGAGTCTGTTAATAGCACGATTGGTTTTGCTTATGAACTAGATGATTTTAACTTAACTGTAGATGCTTATTACATCACCATTGACGATAGAATAGTCTTATCTGAAAACTTAAGTGGCACAGAAGTTGAAGCAATTTTAGTATCAGCAGGAGAACTCAATACCACAAGAGCACGCTATTTTACTAATGCGATAGATACCACCACCAAAGGTATTGATGTTGTTGCCACCTACGACCAAAGCCTTGATAACTATGGTGACTTACGCTTTAGCTTAGCAATCAATGTCAATGATACGAAAGTGTCCAACGTCAAAGCGAACCCTGCTGAATTAGATGCATTAGGTGATGATTATATTTTATTTTCTGAGCGTGAAATTGCACGATTTGAAACCAGTACACCGAAAAATAAAATTAACTTTTCAACAACATGGACAAATGACGATATAGCAGTAACACTGCGTGCTACACGATATGGTGAAGTGGTTGACCCTTCAACTGATACCGATTTAAATGAAGTACTTGATGCGAAATGGATCACAGATTTAGACGTAGGTTATCAATTAACGGCTGATATTAAGCTTTCTGTTGGTGCGAATAACTTATTTGATCAATATCCACAAGATACGGTAAGTAATGTAAGACAAAGTACTTTTAATCAAATCTTTCCATACTCAGCTTTTTCAGCTTATGGCACAGATGGTCGCTTTGTTTACGGACGTGCCACTTATACCTTCTAA
- a CDS encoding GGDEF domain-containing protein: MINQLQEKYQLSILLLLGTVAILGVFPFIVVRYLAGNFTAAIIDITLIVGISALVAYAYYYKNIRVVSAIIALFINAGAVAVTVTNGIDSFLWTYPVLASTFILVKPVEAFVINVMTVTALVMLSNVFTVISLDSYLVTTLMLSMSAFVYASHGAKQFKLLETLNTVDALTGAFNRRALSSDIAVALSNAERNGSKPLLAILDFDYFKTINDKYGHTVGDQVLKDFVKIITAHIRKSDRLYRFGGEEFILLIPEIDQQHVFIDHIRNTIKNQLKTPDGKQITVSFGVAPWVLGTTADTWIQRADETLYLAKARGRDCAVFSDE, translated from the coding sequence ATGATCAATCAACTACAGGAAAAATATCAACTTTCAATATTACTACTGCTGGGAACTGTAGCAATATTAGGTGTATTTCCGTTTATAGTTGTGCGATATCTTGCTGGAAATTTTACTGCTGCAATCATTGACATAACATTGATCGTAGGTATATCAGCACTAGTTGCCTATGCCTATTACTACAAAAATATTCGTGTCGTGAGTGCAATAATAGCCCTATTTATCAATGCTGGTGCTGTTGCCGTTACCGTAACTAACGGTATAGATAGTTTTTTGTGGACTTACCCTGTGCTTGCAAGCACTTTTATTTTAGTGAAACCTGTCGAAGCTTTTGTCATTAATGTCATGACCGTCACTGCTCTAGTAATGCTATCTAATGTTTTTACCGTTATTTCCTTGGATTCTTACCTTGTAACAACCTTAATGCTTTCCATGAGCGCCTTTGTTTATGCTAGTCATGGTGCAAAACAATTCAAATTACTAGAAACACTCAATACCGTTGACGCACTAACAGGCGCATTTAATCGACGAGCATTAAGCTCAGATATAGCCGTAGCCTTGTCCAACGCTGAGCGAAATGGCAGCAAGCCACTGTTAGCTATTCTTGATTTTGATTATTTTAAAACTATAAATGATAAATACGGTCATACGGTTGGCGATCAAGTTTTAAAAGACTTTGTTAAAATTATCACAGCACATATCCGTAAATCTGATCGTCTTTATCGCTTCGGTGGCGAGGAATTTATTTTACTTATACCTGAGATCGATCAGCAACATGTTTTTATTGATCACATTAGAAACACCATTAAAAATCAATTAAAAACACCCGATGGTAAACAGATAACCGTATCATTTGGCGTAGCACCTTGGGTTTTAGGCACAACTGCAGATACTTGGATTCAACGCGCAGATGAAACACTTTATCTCGCGAAAGCAAGGGGTCGCGACTGTGCTGTATTTAGTGATGAATAA